Genomic window (Acropora muricata isolate sample 2 chromosome 11, ASM3666990v1, whole genome shotgun sequence):
AATGAAGTCAGGATGGTCGCTTGGCAATGTGTGAATTAGGGGACAACTGGAAAGATTTTTTGGAGTTCCAGGAAggaatcgaacccacgacctcaaAGATGTTGGTCAGATACTCTAACCACCATGCTACAAGAACTCCAAGCAACTACTTGtgtataaaattaaatttcctgCATCGGTGAATTCAACCTCATTCCAACTTTCATATAGTGGTAAAATTAGTTTCTAGGCTTACAGAATGGTATATGACACATTATGACACCTATACAAAGTAGCCTGAATCTCCTTCTGCAGCTGTAATGGCTAGCAATGAAAACTGGTGTTGATTCAAAGACATTAGGATGAAGTTATGGCTGAACTTACAAGCTCATTCAGAAGATCCTGAGTCAGAAATTGATCTTGATGAGATGTGATATTCATCAACATTGGGATGTCCAGTTTGTTGCTATCTGCTGTAGATTGTACCCAGAAGGCACGCATGATTGATTCCTTTGTAGGTCGGTAATTATCATAAGGAGCTGttcaaatgttgcaaaaaaattatgatTAGCAGCAATCACAGGTAGCTCAAATTTCAAGTCGTCATGCTGGAAAGGTTAGGGTTTTAGGTTTTGGGTAGCGACTGTCCTTGCCATAAAGAAAATGACAGTGGCAGCAGCGACAACAATAATGACAAGGATGAGAAGCATGATGCCCCAAACCAATTGCACAGTTGTCAATGATTAACAAACAGTAACATCTGTCCAGTAGTTTCATTGACCAGTCAAGTAGACCCTAATATATTTCCTCTGAGGAACTGCTTCCTTTTTTACGCACAACATAAAATCCTCCCTCTTCTCATTTTAGCCTCTTAGGCAAATGACAAAGTACCGTAGATAGAAAAGAATGTGAATGATTCTTAAAAGGGACAGTGCCAAGAAAATTGATTTTTCTATTGATTGATCCaagcactacatttttcttAATATTACGGTAAATTATCGTTTGTCTCATGATGCCATCACTGGATGCGGCTCGCAACACTTACACTGCATACAGCTTATCTTCTTCAGTCTATGAGGGCAACTTGATATTCATCGCCTCATAATATTCTCCCGTGATTGGTTGGTTTTCAACAgctgtgattggtgcattttgtaTTCAACAGGATGAATAACCAAACATTTCTCTTCCATACTTACACACTATTATGCCAAGGCAGGGCCCATAAGGTGCATTTTCATGCTGCAAAATGCTCTGATATTTGAGCTGGTTTCCGATATCTTGCACGGATGGGTCTGGCTGATATGATGGGTGGCTGTGGTACCATCCCACAAGAACAAGCCCTCGCTGTGAGATGGCATTCCTTATCTGGTGAGGGAAAAATTCATTGGTGTACTCAGTTTGGTCACTGATGACAAAGCCCTCAGAAAGCCCCTTAGAAGAGTGGTCAGTTAAGTATAGTtcattttagtatttaccaaatcagtggatagcaattttttcgcgttttgattggctcccgtaactcggaatatccttggctattcactgttttgcgaacggaaagaaaaatggcgcgtcgtttcgcgaaagtttcagaagaagaaattgaaacaatatttttttatccatctgatttggtaaatactaaaacaactatccccctcagggtcggtgaagagcggtggatatatacctcgacgcttcgcgtctcggtacatatccaccactattcacctccccttcgggggatagttgtataatattattaaaaactataCCTCTTCCTCCACCTTGGGTGCATTTTCTTTGTCTGCAAATCTGCAGCGACATGGAAAAGCCTGCACAATCTTCATATCTGCAGAGTAAAAAGAACTACTTAACACTAAATCATTGGTTCACGGTTAGCTAGCATCTGTCAAGCTATGGATGCATGTGAGAGGTTGCTACAGCATTAAACTCGAGACATAAGTTCTTCAAAGATTCTGAACATAATTCAGATGTCCATTTCAGTTATACAATCTTGCTGCAAGGTGTAATGTCTTGAGGCCCTGGGCGgatgagtaaatttttcaagaGGGAGGAAAGTGGAGTACCATTGACAGAGTTGTCAAAAAGATTGACAATAGCAGGAGAGATGGGAAAAGTAACAGGGgatatttttgtaattttcgttTTCCTAGTGCTTGTAAAATTGAGCTATGTGCATTCAGAGAAGCTGGTGCATCTATCAGAGTTGACCGTGAAATGCGCTGGCTTATTTTGACAACCATGCATTGAGATCGATTGAAAATCAGCTACTTCGCCAGCCTAACTCTCCAAGGAGTACAGCAAGGGTTTTTGCCAGATGGTCACCAATCCAGTTATGAACCTTGTCCATCAGAACTTAACTTCCACGAACAGACAGGATACAGTGTCTCAATTTGGCACAAACTGTACCAGTCTTGTGTAAAATTAAGCGTGAGACATAAATTCTAATCCCCAGGCACACTTACGATGCGACTGTGGATCAAACTTCCCAGCAAGGTAACCAACAACTTCACTGTTTGTTAAATGACAATGGTAgtcctgcaaaaaaaaagttgccaagcttttctcatgctaattagtacaGATTtaataagaaaagcagtgagatTTAAGTCAACTCCAGTCTCACTATCATttaaaggccaggtaactaagcacacaactgtaaaatggcccATAGAGAGTGCAGTTCTCTGAGCAACACTGGGATGATCGAATCTTGTAAACTGAAACGATCAAAACCAATAGggtttattttctaaagaaactatggtgctgtGTTTGTGAGGaagcaaaacacaaaaatttggtacgCACCAGTATATATTTAACATCAATGCTCTGACAAAGGCCCAAGAGCCACAATAATTACCATGAGCAAAAGACAGTTTGTAGAAACATCAATAGAAAATGGCTGCATTTTTCCCAAGGTTGAGAAATTCACAAGCTCAACCAAAGTATGTGGgtcgctgaaaaaaaaaaaaggaagagagaAAATTAAGAGGGAAGAACCATATCATTACAGGACTAAATCAATCATCTAAAATCTTATCATTGACCCACATCATGACCAGCTCCCAGATGGCCGGATAGCTGAACTGGTAGAGCATTGGCATTGCAGGGGTCAGGGGTTGAATCGCTGTTCAGATCTGCtttctcgctactgcttaagtagtgcTAAGAAACTGCAAAGAACATGCACATTCATGTATAGACTTTGATGGAAAGTCTTCATCCTCTGTTTTTACCTGTCGCGAGTCAACATTGTGTACTTGATCGATTGTCTTGACCTAACCGCCGGTCTCTTTCTTCCTCCCGTGGCTGGTGGAGAGGACAGTGGActcaacatttctaaaataagaaTTAAacttatcattattttttggCGGGGAGCAAACACTTATGGTCATTTCCCAAACATGGAATCGCCCTGAATTTACTGGTGTGAAAATGATataatgatggttgcttggatTTCCAacttctaataattattatctttatgGCTGTCCAGcttctaataatattattagctcAAAGGTTATTTTAAGACAGTCATGTactcttatttatttatcaacaCCAAGCTTGAAGTGTATGTCTTGCATGATTAGCTGACCAGCAgagaaatattgaagaaatgtaACTATACAGGACAACACGAATCGAAGAATATCAGCGTAAATTATTCTTTGATAAGCCAGTACATAGTTATTCATGTAAACTTTTCATAAGAAGGAGATATTCCTACCAACTGGACTCCTCAGCGATCCTGAAGACTTTGAAGATGATGAAAGCGTGGAGGGAGAAGGATTAAAagacaaaggagacttttgttgCACTTGTGTTTGAGGTAAAGGGTGAATGTAGCCAATATTGGGCTTGCGCCTATTGAAtttacaagaaagaaaaagaaaattataaaccaaaaagaaaaaacagaacaaaagcATAAACATGACTTAGTTCACTCATATTGGCTCTTTTTCTAATAATGTAGTATTTAAACTGTCAAGCACCTTTGTCAATTTGACATTTCTCATGACAATAAAACTGACATATAATTTACCACTTATGGTCAGAATGGCAACAAAGAAGATGCATGCTTAATTTTAACAAATCTTGCAAAGTGTTCCGTTATAACTCTAAGAAACCACCtatacttataataattattattattttagggTTAGCATTTGAGTTTTGGTTATTCTTGGTTAAGGATTTAGGATCAGTGTTTATGTCTCTTGAAGTCGAGTCAGGAGAACACTTTATGACCTTGATGTGTCATGTTTCTCATCAGACAGTGAAGTTTATAAGTGGTATATGGGATAAATACTTCattttaccctcggattttagAGTAGCTTATTGTGGCTAATATCTCCAAGTATTTGTCCCCCCAAAACCATGATACATTACAGAGAgcagaccacaacactgggaactccatgccctactctttgcatAACGTGTCTCgcttcttttacgtcccacacaATACATTGAGCACATGAAAGGGCCTACGGTTTTATcatccttatctgagaagaccaGAAAATCtgaccatttgcagatgtcattacaaaggtagcactttctcctcagttactttatcaagaccctgagtgttggtccggccagggtTTGGAACTGCCAACTCCTGCACAGTAGCCAGATGCTCAACCAACTAAGCCAACTGGTTGGTGGGTAATTAGGGAACAGATTGTGGTGCTATGGGAATTGACCTGCATCTAATTGAGTGTAATAAGCTCTGAAGGCATCTGTACTGTAGACACAGCACATAATTATGTTGCAAACATTAGTCTTGCCTTTTTTCTTAAAGGCAATATAAAAGGGCAATAGTGTTAAACCTGATAAATAATCATATGAGTGCAAGAGGCAGGAGACTGGAGGTTTCAAACCGTATCCCACCcaaacccccccccctccacccAGATGAACTGCTGTGACACCTTGCTATCATCATCCAACAGGAATATAATGATGTATGACTACAACAATAACCTATCTGTACTTAAAAATGTAACTAGAACTTTACACCGCATCAATAACTGCACTTAAGTCTAAACGAAACACTACTGTTTCTTACCCTCGGCCAGATGAATGTGGAGTCTTGGTTGGTCGCTTTATTTCAGCAGGCAAGGGACCACTATTACTTGCAGCTACACTTGCTCCAGAAACTCTGTGTCCTGAGCTATTTGGAGATGTCGCTGACTGCGAAGTTGAAGGAGGAGGCGAGTGAAAACTGCTTGTCAATGAAGTTGAAGATCCTAAATCTTGCTTCTCTCCAAAATGGCTGGACGATGTCTTCTTTGGCGGGGGTTTGTGGGATGACACATGCACAGGCTGTGACTTGGGAGTGGATGCGTGTGCCTCTTGCTTTGATGTGGTTGGTGACTCTCGCATAGATGACGCCTACAGAAAGAATACAATAATATTTAATTCCAAAACttcaataaattataaatacaTGTTTTGTGGTTGAAAAATGAAAGTTGCTGTATAAATGTTACTCTTACAGGATTATTTTGTTTCCTAAACCAAGTTGTCTTGAATTGATCCAGTTTTTTCCCTTTGTATTTCACCTGCAAAAGTGTACATTCATCCTtaagtaaaataatataattaagCAGATTACCTAGTAAAATATAATTAAGCAgattaataattaatagtaaAACATAATTAAGCAGCTAGATTACCTAGCTATTATAGTGGAAATAGTATTAGCAGCTAGGTGTCGTGAAAGATCAGTTAaagattaatattattattaaggtATTAGCTAGTGTGCTCTttatctaatattattattgcattaCTATTATTTTGGTATGGGGAGTACTGTATCTTCACAAGCTAAATACTTCAGCCACATTGAATCAGATAAGCTTCAAAAAAAGAATGCTTGGATTTCAATTGGCTGGTTTAGCAAACAGGACAGGAAGGATGCTTGATAACGGCATGTGCAATACAAATACCCAgataaataatataataattattattatggtcaaattagaacagaatcaagactatttcatttccttttccatCCATTATCCATTTTAATAGAATTATTCTCAGCGTTTGTTTAAAGCACATCAATATGAAGAGTATTTAAATtaggttaaatgcaatttaacctagttagcaacaaagagatgctggttttctTGTGCATTGGGGTCCAGGATGGAGCAGTTGCTTAGCAGTCAGCGGTCTCAGGCGTACGTGTTCAGGTTCACGTAGATCATGCGGCTTAGAGTAGTGGCTATTTGGAACCACATTGGGAAGAGCGTAGTGcagccttttgttttctctaagaAGTTGTCTTTTCTTCAGAGGTAGTGCATTCTTAGTTTTCTGCCTCCCTTCCATTCccccctttgttttttttttttctctctttccactgttatcacagtgtgatgggtgcctgGTTGTCCCtgtgtgtgggggctcatggctgggttgcggggattgctagccatgggagcgtcttactgtctaggggctggctggtcacagtggaggcccctggacatcccgggcacccaccttccactcagctcgatgcaattgttaatttattaatattattcaaaTTACTCGTGTCAACTAGATTAATTTTTCTTCACTATGAAGAGTTCTTAAAGATAGAGAATCTATTGTTCGTAAAACACTGGGAACTCACAGAAGCCCATCCACAGCCTGACTTCTTGGAGGGATTGACAAGCTTCTTGCAATAGATTGCCCATGCAGATGGtgaattgaaaaattgattcgTTTCAGACCATCTGATTCTTCCATCCGGTAAAAGATCAGCTGAAAATTTTTGTCCCTAAAGGAGAAAAAGGATTCCTGATGTGAAGAAAGGCATATTTTTTTCCACCCACATGAGGAGGCAGCCATTTTTGCATcccaaacaaaagaaaggagatgTGTGACTTTTGCATGAAAACAGCACTGAATTCCCTCAACACTTTTCTTTGAGGGCACAAAAATGACCACCATCACAACGCCAGGTGAAAAACTATAGAAAGTGATGATTGCTTCAGTTGCAGTTAAATCATTTTGTTGGGTGATGGTTTTTACCAAGGGCTGGTTACTTGAAGCATATGTTTTGCACTTATCATTGGTTAAGAAGCAAATCTACACCTTCCCATGGTCGttaactaattaacaattagacccgtagcccgaaagggctatgggtcaatagcccatgaggcaaagccaaatgggctattgatccatagcccttgagggcgaagggtatagtatcactcaactagtcggaaaaaagaaaaaaagtaataataaattcagcaaaaaaaaaaacatttatttgggaataaaacgaaataaataggtttacaaaactggcgaacttcgctactcactgactattactaatagacctatagtagcgtagccaatcaaaatgcaggatttgcattagtccactagttgggcgATACTAATGCTGGTTAGTGCTAACAATGCTTCAAATAATGCAGGCCACGTAACATTTTTTAACCAGCAAAACATTTTGTCTAACTAACCTATAATCAACAGTTAATTGccaacaaaataatgtaaaactaATAATGCTAAACTATTTATCAGTTCCTTGGCCTAATCTGAAATAATTCATTGCTtgcaaaacatgaaaaaagtcaCCTGATCAAAAATCAAATAACcagtttaaaataaaataaactgagaTGAAAATTTACCTGCCATGAGAGTTAAACCACAATATTTTAGTATCAACCATTTCAGTTGACAAGGGCCCAACTTCCACTGTAATAAGATTATAAAGCGAACTTTTTGAGTGTAAGCCCTTCACTCTGATGAAAGGCTAAAGTTAGGAATATCAGCAAACTTTTTATTACATGGTAATTTTACACTTATTGCCTTGAGGCTGGTTATACGAagcacggttagcgctaaccattggttaagaagtaacAAAAGCTACACTTTTCTGTGTTAGTAATTATTACACTGGTTAGTGTCGACTGCTGTATGCTTCAAGCAacttatttgataccaaattggGGTATGTTTCACAGTTGACAAGCACCACAATAATTTCTTTTACACTGAGAAGCTAATCCTTTCAGAATTCTACAGTAGTACACTAGTTCACATTATTAATTTCCAGATTACCAAATAATCAATAGAAAGGCATTTTTCTCCAGGTTCCATCACACCATCTTCAAGCAGCATGCCCAAGGTAACTCCGCGGCCTGTCAATACAGATCGTGGCTTCCTCCGTCCTTTTGGTTTGGTGACCGGGGTTTTTTCAGGCTCCTCTTCGTCCTCATCATCATCCTCCTCATCTTCTCTCATCTCTTCGTCTTCCTCCATTTCATCAATATCGTCTTCCATTCTCTCTGTGACAAAAGATGAAATAGGCTGCCACCTTGCTCTctccatataataataataataatttgaatatttaaccaggataacccttcagtacaatgtactgttatcaatggggtcctgcatattgaattgaactaggagtcaattttgaggagggaggaaaccagagtgCCCAGAGAAAACCCTTGAAattcgatccacatacaacattgtagttaCCCTGCGAGACAGAGGTTCCTTGCTCTTTCTTCTCGGTGAGAGACGAGAGGAACCTCTGCTCGCAACCGCACGATTCTTTGATCTCGCCGCCGTCCACGGCCAGGgacgaataaattaaaaaaacccagtTTTTTTACAAGTTTAAAACGGGTTTTGAATTTGCGCATGGCAGACGTGAGTCAAAATGCTGTCCGTTTACGAGACCTCTGTAGATATCCGCTGATTTGTTGTGAACCCATGTTACCACttcgaaaaataaaatggcgTCGAAGCGGTTGTCTTTCAACGAGTTCAATAAGTCTGTTGAGAGTATTTTGTGTAGTTTACAAAACGTTAAAATCCACAAGCTATCGCCTCATCAAAGTCAAGCGCTGTATCATTTCATTTCGGGGGAAGATACTTTCGTTGTGTTACCCACCGGTCATGGTAAATCGCTAATTTACCAGATGTCTGTTCACTACGCCAAAGAGGTGGGATCGTGTGTAAATCCGATTGCGGTAGAAACTGCTGTTTGCTGTTAAATTTACGTTACAAATCAAACAGCATTTGGAAACACTCAGTCTATGGGCTTTTGTGGGAGTTTTAGGCGACACATTCGCCGAAGAAACAGGAGTTGCCGACATAGTGAAGTTTTTTTGCTCCGAAGTTGTCGTAAGCTGTTCCCGCGAAATAAGAGGAAGTGACGTTTACTTTCAAAGACAGGAAGTGGCGTTTCGCGTGACAGATGCTGACGTAGTTCGCGCATGTACGATAGGAAATCGTGCGGTTGCGAGCAGAGGTTCCTCTCGTCTCTCACCGAGAAGAAAGAGCAAGGAACCTCTGTCTCGCAGGgtacattgtagtagaggtggaaggcgtgattgatgtccactatgccagcctgacttcccacggagtacagcacagggtattttatctacaTGGTGACCCATGCAGATATCAACCCCATCCagcagggcttaacttcggtgaacaaacgggaactggtgttttccctttggtgatagccgtacctatATATATGACGTTGATACAGGAATTTCAtgtagatgatggatatagCTCTATATCCATCATCTAATGACCTATCATGGACCCACATATAACAACCCCCTCCCAGTTGGTTTAGCTGATAGCTTAACTAGTTGAACACTGCACTGGCATCTCAGAGGTCAAGGTTTGAATCCCTGTTCAGCCTTTGTTACTACTACTTAAGGACTgagcctactaattaaagatattgtttcctcggtgtgtgattatgcaggaaatgtagatcttaacaagtcctatggaaatccaaaaagaaaattgggggtaaccacggatttttcaaagataatttatgaataatatctgtaaaaatctttaaaatacaaagcaatgtatggcattttttctcaaattgaagcttaattatctctcaaaaatgcatggttacccccaattttctttttggataccaagagtacttactaagatctactttctccggatagttttaaatcgcgcaaaaatGTCCCTGTAaaagtaagcattggcgataggaaatccgagtatctggcgatgcgcagaacgtatgcgcaataacaatagtaggcaccgtccttaagtagcCCTAAAAACTTCAAGAATCATACACATTCAAACTTCTACCTGGTAGATATGTAAAACAGTGTAACATGAAAAATACATTGGCATGGAAGTTTGAGGTCAAAGGAGAAATGTAAAACATTGCAGATGCATGTTTATTTGACTTATCCTAAACCGTAACATCAAAAATTTGATAAGAGCCAAATTTCTATCATGAAGAGATTAACAAGTTGAGATTTCAAGCATAAACCCTTTGTCAGAGGGTCAATGACAAACATCATCTTTGTTATCtttcatggtggaaatttcACCTTTGTCAACCTCACTCCCCtcagtttctttcaaaaaagcTAACCAGTCTTAGAATAACAAATATTGCAACAAAGACAATGGAATACTTAATTGTCTGTTTAAAttcatttcattaattaaatTCTGGACCCTTGGATACTAGGAAAACAAAGgcaaattattataaattcaGTTTTCAATTCATACGCACAACTGGCACACTCATATTCCGTATTGCGTTAAATGGCATATGAACTGATAACTAAGattaaatgaaccaatcagagagctAGAAAATTGGTAACCCAGATTACATGCAGATAACCAATTAGGACGCATGAAACGCCATTGCCAATGTAAAACACAGGAGAAGACAAATCAGAGATTATTAAGTTTACATGAAAAAGAACGTTAGGTGAAGaaattagccttgaatctcaaaCATATCGGAGCACTTCTTGATACTGAAAATTAAGACTTCTGTACGACACaatggaaaaaacaacaacgcgATTAAAGTACATAATCAATTTCTTCTTGCATTGAGAAAGATGTGCAAAACTTTTATCCAAGAGAATATAGCTTTAAAAATTTTCTACTGAGATAAAAATGAACAGACGTACCACTCATGATCTCAAATTGATCGTACGATGGATCTGCCTCGTTGGAAGGGTAACCAAAAAGATTCTTTGCAACGACAGCAACTCATGAACCCACATCTGATTCAATTGACATAATCCTGCACGCTGTACGCTCGGATTCACATGTCGACAAAGTCTCGGGTATTCGTTAAGACTTCGTGTATTTTTCGTGAACGTGCGACGCCCTCGTTTGAATCACATGCAAGTTTTGTTCCTAAGAACTTTTCCTCTTGGCCGTCTTGGATTTGTGTCGTTTTCAAGAATAACACAGCTTCGTCATTTATCTaagagttttctttctttgtccaTATCAAGCAATTGTGAAATAATGACGGTGGCTAAGAAACCATTTGAGCGACTTCCTTCCAATGTGGTTCCGAAGAATTACGGTTTGACATTACAGCCAAATCTAACGGAATTTACTTTCACTGGCAAAGAGGTCATCGATTTAGAGGTGAGAGGCATTTTGAAGTTAACACAAGATGAAAAAAAGTAGAAGATTGTTAGAAAATTTGGTGCAGAAAGATAGTTgcgctttctttttcttttccaataataatatacaactatcccccgaaggggaggtgaatagtggtggatatataccgagacgcgaagcgtcgaggtatatatccaccgctcttcaccgaccctgagggggatagttgttttggtatttaccaaatcagatggaaaaaaaaaatgctgttttaatttcttctaaaactttcgcggaaggacgcgccatttttctctccgttcgcaaaacagtgaatagccaaggatattccgagttacgggagccaatcaaaacgcgcgaaaattgctatccactgatttggcaaatactaataataattattggaagcATTGAAGCGGAAATGAGAAAGTGGGTCATTGGAGTAGAGTACCTTATTGATCTTATTTGAAAATCGATTTTATCCGAAAAGCTAAGTTACTATTATATCCAAATCTTTACTGCTGgttatttgaaaacaattttaacattATTTAATTTTGTCCCATTTTCATTTTCACATTGCTgccatttcaatttttatttcccaTTCAATCAATATCCCATGCGATGATAAATGTGATCATTTGTGACAATGACAGTATGTTGattataattttaataattaatgacTGCAGGTTTTTATGGTGCATTTAAAGAATTCTCATTGCACTTACAATGGTCTGATTAAATCTAAAAGTTTTCCAATGTTGTTTAAAAATGGAAACAGATTACTGAGTATTTGATATGATTAGGTAAACTGTTCCAGATTTTTGGTGTATGATATGAAAATGAGCGGTAGCGATAAGTCGCAGTATAAACAGGACGAACTTGCAAAAAGAAACATTAGATGTGCAGAGTGAATGAACCAGTTGATATTCGACAAGTAATGAAGACAAATAGGTAGgacagtgttctccctaagttttagctcagcaggtaagggacaattcctgactggtattttttaaagcaaCTTCTGTAGCTCTAGTTAACCTTCAAGaagttgcaggcggtaagaactcttgcttgctgttgcttgaggcggtaaattttaccggttagcgcctgataaggagaacactgtagGAGCTAAGTCATTCAAAACTGAGAAATCAAGCATTAACAATGTTGTACTTTTGGTTTAGTTTTTATGCTTTGCTCTAGTTGTGACTTAAATACTCCCTATCCAACCCGTAATGCACTGACCTGATTATATCAGTATGACAGGTTCCTGCTTTAATATCTCGCCTACCACATAAGTGCTCATGGCCGAGTTGCCGTAAcatttgccagccatgggagcaATCTCTATCAGACCAGCTGGGTGCTAGTGGATGGATGGAAGTCCTCACTGGTATCTAACTTCCACATTAGGACTTGACAgttattaaaatgaaatttgagattaTCAGCCCAATGAAGGTGTTAATTCACATTGGTTCTAGGTTACACAAGCGTCTGAAAAGGTAAAAATGAACTGCTTAGATATCGATATCAAGTCTGCAAATTTCACCACCAATGGTTCAAGTAAGTATAGTGAGACACCTGCGGTTTGATGGAGGGGGATTTTATAAacagcaatgataataataataataataataagactGAGACCCTGACTACCCATTGGAGCCCCAGAACCTGGATTGGATCCAGCACTAATG
Coding sequences:
- the LOC136890769 gene encoding MPN domain-containing protein-like, which produces MSERMEDDIDEMEEDEEMREDEEDDDEDEEEPEKTPVTKPKGRRKPRSVLTGRGVTLGMLLEDGVMEPGEKCLSIDYLGQKFSADLLPDGRIRWSETNQFFNSPSAWAIYCKKLVNPSKKSGCGWASVKYKGKKLDQFKTTWFRKQNNPASSMRESPTTSKQEAHASTPKSQPVHVSSHKPPPKKTSSSHFGEKQDLGSSTSLTSSFHSPPPSTSQSATSPNSSGHRVSGASVAASNSGPLPAEIKRPTKTPHSSGRGRKPNIGYIHPLPQTQVQQKSPLSFNPSPSTLSSSSKSSGSLRSPVEMLSPLSSPPATGGRKRPAVRSRQSIKYTMLTRDSDPHTLVELVNFSTLGKMQPFSIDVSTNCLLLMDYHCHLTNSEVVGYLAGKFDPQSHHMKIVQAFPCRCRFADKENAPKVEEEIRNAISQRGLVLVGWYHSHPSYQPDPSVQDIGNQLKYQSILQHENAPYGPCLGIIVSPYDNYRPTKESIMRAFWVQSTADSNKLDIPMLMNITSHQDQFLTQDLLNELRWMWSFYKGSPDTINFHNVWHGNQSYLDKVKSSLIKKFPTDQADGRFLEFIHTLLT